Proteins encoded in a region of the Bradyrhizobium sp. CB3481 genome:
- a CDS encoding NYN domain-containing protein: MSPASNKIALFIDGANLYATAKTLGFDIDYKRLLKEFQSRGTLLRAFYYTAIIEDQEYSSIRPLIDWLDYNGYTVVTKATKEFIDASGRRKVKGNMDIELAVDAMELAEHVDQIVLFSGDGDFRSLVEAVQRRGVRVTVVSTISSQPPMIADELRRQADVFTDLVELQSKLGRDPSERPAPREPRHHSPQFLQRATTVAPRGAADDDFDD, encoded by the coding sequence ATGTCACCAGCTTCCAACAAGATTGCGCTCTTCATTGATGGCGCCAACCTCTACGCAACGGCCAAGACGCTCGGTTTCGACATCGATTACAAGCGCCTGCTCAAGGAATTTCAGAGCCGCGGAACGCTATTGCGTGCATTCTACTACACGGCGATCATTGAGGATCAGGAATACTCCTCGATCCGCCCGCTGATCGATTGGCTGGACTACAACGGCTACACCGTCGTCACCAAGGCGACCAAGGAATTCATCGACGCTTCCGGCCGCCGCAAGGTGAAGGGCAACATGGATATCGAACTCGCCGTCGATGCCATGGAACTCGCCGAGCATGTCGACCAGATCGTGCTATTCTCCGGCGACGGCGATTTCCGTTCGCTGGTCGAAGCGGTACAGCGCCGCGGCGTTCGCGTTACGGTGGTGTCGACCATTTCAAGCCAGCCGCCGATGATCGCCGACGAGTTGCGTCGCCAGGCCGACGTCTTCACCGATCTCGTTGAACTGCAGTCCAAGCTCGGCCGCGACCCCTCCGAACGCCCCGCCCCGCGCGAGCCGCGCCATCACTCCCCGCAATTCCTGCAGCGTGCCACCACCGTGGCGCCGCGCGGCGCCGCCGACGACGATTTCGACGATTGA
- the rpoZ gene encoding DNA-directed RNA polymerase subunit omega yields the protein MARVTVEDCIDKVDNRFDLVLLAAHRARMISSGSQLTVDRDNDKNPVVSLREIADSTISPEDLREELVHSLQKFVEVDEPEPDTVPLIGSAGASVDADDTEVAVERMTEEELLKGLEGLAPPEEQPEEDE from the coding sequence ATGGCGCGCGTCACCGTGGAAGATTGCATTGATAAGGTCGACAACCGGTTCGACCTGGTGTTGCTGGCGGCACATCGCGCCCGTATGATCTCGTCCGGGTCACAACTCACGGTTGACCGGGACAACGACAAGAATCCGGTCGTTTCGCTGCGGGAAATCGCCGATTCCACGATTTCGCCGGAAGACCTGCGCGAGGAACTGGTTCACTCGCTGCAGAAGTTCGTCGAGGTCGACGAGCCAGAGCCCGATACCGTGCCTCTGATCGGCTCGGCCGGTGCCAGCGTCGACGCTGACGACACCGAGGTCGCGGTCGAACGCATGACCGAGGAAGAGCTCCTCAAGGGTCTCGAAGGCTTGGCGCCGCCGGAAGAGCAGCCCGAGGAAGATGAATAA
- a CDS encoding bifunctional (p)ppGpp synthetase/guanosine-3',5'-bis(diphosphate) 3'-pyrophosphohydrolase: MAYWRRSSRQMQAATGGVAVAPSSPVAEKPKSPRSRMMRQYDLVERVRSYNPDTNEDLLNRAYVYAMKAHGTQTRASGDPYFSHPLEVAAILTNLKLDDATIVAALLHDTIEDTEATRAEIDNIFGHEIGALVEGLTKLKRLELVSREAKQAENLRKLLLAIADDVRVLLIKLADRLHNMRTLEFVPHASRRRIAEETLDIYAPLAGRMGMHEMREELEDLSFHVLDPEAYAVVKQRLDALAERNRNLIGEIESQLSKNLQNNGIAARVYGRRKQPFSIWTKMERKSVGFEQLSDIYGFRIILTDVEACYRALGVVHTTWPVVPGRFKDYISTPKQNDYRSLHTTVIGPGNQRVELQIRTEEMNQIAEFGIAAHAFYKEGMGSPTERLKHESNAFAWLRHTVGILSESANPEEFLEHTKLELFHDQVFCFTPKGKLIALPRQANVIDFAYAVHTDVGNSAVGCKINGKFAPLSSELQNGDEVEVLTSKAQSAPPSAWESLAVTGKARAAIRRATRTAVRDQYAGLGRRIIDRLFARAKIEYADDKLTGALPRLARASIEDVMASVGRGELKASDVARAMYPDYKEERLVKYGAAKKSLAVKLKLKSEPPHPARAASVIPVRGINSDLPVKFAPNGGAVPGDRIVGIVTPGEGITIYPIQSPALKDFEEEPERWLDVRWDIDETMPQRFPARILVHNVNEPGSLAQVATVIAEHDGNIDNISMSRRSPDFTELTIDLEVYDLKHLSAIIAQLRAKAVVAKVERVNG; encoded by the coding sequence ATGGCGTACTGGCGCCGCAGCTCCCGGCAGATGCAGGCCGCAACCGGCGGGGTCGCGGTCGCGCCGAGCTCGCCCGTGGCGGAGAAGCCGAAATCGCCGCGTTCGCGCATGATGCGGCAATACGACCTGGTCGAACGCGTCCGCTCCTACAACCCCGATACGAACGAAGACCTGCTCAACCGCGCCTATGTCTACGCCATGAAGGCGCACGGCACGCAGACGCGCGCCTCCGGCGATCCCTATTTTTCTCATCCGCTCGAGGTCGCGGCGATCCTGACCAACCTCAAGCTGGACGACGCCACCATCGTCGCCGCTCTGCTGCATGATACGATCGAGGATACCGAGGCGACGCGCGCCGAGATCGACAACATCTTCGGCCACGAGATCGGCGCGCTGGTGGAGGGGCTCACCAAGCTGAAGCGGCTGGAGCTGGTCTCGCGCGAGGCCAAGCAGGCCGAGAACCTGCGCAAGCTGCTGCTGGCGATCGCCGACGACGTCCGCGTGCTCTTGATCAAGCTTGCCGACCGCCTGCACAACATGCGCACGCTGGAATTCGTGCCGCACGCCTCGCGGCGCCGCATCGCCGAGGAGACCCTCGATATTTATGCGCCGCTCGCCGGCCGCATGGGTATGCATGAGATGCGCGAGGAATTGGAGGATCTGTCCTTCCACGTGCTCGACCCCGAAGCCTATGCGGTGGTGAAGCAGCGGCTCGACGCGCTCGCCGAGCGCAACCGCAACCTGATCGGCGAGATCGAAAGCCAGCTGTCCAAGAACCTGCAGAACAACGGAATCGCCGCGCGCGTCTATGGCCGCCGCAAGCAGCCGTTTTCGATCTGGACCAAGATGGAGCGCAAATCGGTCGGCTTCGAGCAATTGTCCGACATCTACGGCTTTCGCATCATCCTGACCGACGTCGAGGCCTGCTATCGCGCGCTCGGCGTCGTGCACACCACCTGGCCGGTGGTGCCGGGGCGTTTCAAGGACTACATCTCGACGCCGAAGCAGAACGACTACCGCTCGCTCCATACCACCGTGATCGGTCCCGGCAATCAGCGCGTCGAGCTGCAGATCCGCACCGAGGAGATGAACCAGATCGCCGAGTTCGGCATCGCCGCGCACGCCTTCTACAAGGAAGGCATGGGCTCGCCGACCGAGCGGCTCAAGCACGAATCCAACGCCTTCGCCTGGCTCCGTCACACCGTCGGCATCCTCTCCGAAAGCGCCAATCCGGAGGAGTTTCTCGAGCACACCAAGCTGGAGCTGTTCCACGACCAGGTGTTCTGCTTCACCCCGAAGGGCAAGCTGATCGCGCTGCCGCGCCAGGCCAATGTGATCGACTTCGCCTATGCCGTGCATACCGACGTCGGCAATTCGGCCGTCGGCTGCAAGATCAACGGCAAGTTCGCGCCGCTGTCGTCGGAGCTGCAGAACGGCGACGAGGTCGAAGTTTTGACCTCTAAGGCGCAGTCGGCGCCGCCGTCGGCCTGGGAATCACTGGCGGTCACCGGCAAGGCCCGCGCCGCGATCCGGCGTGCCACCCGCACCGCGGTGCGCGACCAATATGCCGGCCTCGGCCGCCGCATCATCGATCGCCTGTTTGCCCGCGCCAAGATCGAATATGCCGACGACAAGCTGACGGGTGCGCTGCCGCGGCTGGCGCGCGCCTCGATCGAGGACGTGATGGCCTCCGTCGGGCGCGGCGAACTGAAGGCTTCCGATGTCGCGCGCGCGATGTATCCGGACTACAAGGAAGAGCGGCTGGTGAAGTACGGGGCCGCCAAGAAGAGCCTCGCGGTGAAATTGAAGCTGAAGTCGGAGCCGCCGCATCCGGCGCGCGCTGCCTCGGTCATCCCGGTGCGCGGCATCAATTCCGATCTGCCGGTGAAGTTTGCACCGAACGGCGGCGCCGTGCCGGGCGACCGCATCGTCGGCATCGTCACGCCGGGCGAGGGGATCACGATCTATCCGATCCAGTCGCCGGCGCTGAAGGATTTCGAGGAGGAGCCGGAACGCTGGCTCGACGTGCGCTGGGATATCGACGAGACCATGCCGCAGCGTTTCCCGGCGCGCATCCTGGTCCACAATGTCAACGAGCCCGGCAGCCTCGCCCAGGTCGCCACCGTGATCGCCGAACATGATGGCAATATCGACAATATCAGCATGTCGCGCCGCTCGCCCGATTTCACCGAGCTGACCATCGATCTCGAGGTCTATGACCTCAAGCATCTCAGCGCAATTATCGCGCAATTGCGCGCCAAGGCCGTCGTCGCCAAGGTCGAGCGGGTCAATGGGTAG
- a CDS encoding pyridoxine 5'-phosphate synthase produces MSVPPLRLGVNVDHVATLRNARGGERPDPVRAALAAIAAGADGITAHLREDRRHIRDADMARLKAEISKPLNFEMAATEDMLRISLATKPHAVCLVPERREELTTEGGLDVVGQHNALAPFIARLNDAGIRVSLFIAADPRQIEMAAKLRAPVIEIHTGGWCDAVVDGHADKAEAEWQRIVEGAALARAAGLEVHAGHGLDYETAETISALPEIAELNIGYFMMGEALFVGLGETVRQMRAAMDRGRGKIAGHA; encoded by the coding sequence ATGTCCGTCCCCCCGCTGCGCCTCGGCGTCAATGTCGACCACGTCGCCACCTTGCGTAATGCGCGGGGCGGCGAGCGGCCGGATCCGGTGCGCGCCGCGCTTGCGGCGATCGCGGCGGGCGCCGACGGCATCACCGCGCATCTGCGCGAGGATCGCCGTCACATTCGCGACGCCGACATGGCCCGCCTCAAGGCCGAAATTTCCAAGCCGCTGAATTTCGAGATGGCGGCGACCGAGGACATGCTGCGGATCTCGCTCGCGACAAAGCCCCATGCGGTATGCCTGGTGCCGGAGCGCCGCGAAGAGCTCACCACCGAGGGCGGGCTCGATGTCGTCGGCCAGCATAACGCGCTGGCGCCGTTCATCGCGCGGCTCAATGACGCCGGCATCCGGGTGTCGCTATTCATCGCCGCCGACCCGCGCCAGATCGAGATGGCCGCCAAGTTGCGCGCACCCGTGATCGAGATCCACACCGGCGGCTGGTGCGACGCCGTGGTCGACGGCCACGCTGATAAGGCCGAGGCCGAGTGGCAGCGGATCGTGGAGGGTGCCGCATTGGCGCGCGCCGCCGGGCTGGAGGTCCATGCCGGCCACGGCCTCGACTACGAGACGGCCGAGACGATTTCGGCGCTGCCGGAGATCGCCGAACTCAACATCGGCTATTTCATGATGGGGGAGGCGCTGTTCGTCGGCCTGGGCGAGACCGTGCGGCAGATGCGTGCCGCGATGGACCGTGGCCGCGGGAAAATCGCAGGACACGCATGA
- the acpS gene encoding holo-ACP synthase, with protein sequence MIIGIGSDLIDITRVAKVIERHGDRFLDRIFTDAERAKAARRANSEKMVVATYAKRFAAKEACSKALGTGIRRGVWWRDMGVVNLPGGRPTMKLTGGALARLEALTPEGLEARIDLSITDDWPLAQAFVIISAVAPGKS encoded by the coding sequence ATGATCATCGGCATCGGCTCCGATCTGATCGACATCACACGGGTGGCCAAGGTGATCGAGCGCCACGGCGACCGCTTCCTCGACCGCATCTTCACCGACGCCGAGCGCGCCAAGGCGGCGCGCCGCGCCAACAGCGAAAAGATGGTGGTCGCGACCTATGCCAAGCGATTCGCCGCCAAGGAGGCCTGTTCCAAGGCGCTCGGCACCGGTATCAGGCGCGGGGTCTGGTGGCGGGACATGGGGGTGGTGAACCTGCCGGGAGGCCGTCCGACCATGAAGCTCACGGGCGGCGCGCTGGCGAGGCTCGAGGCGCTGACGCCGGAGGGGCTGGAAGCGCGGATCGATCTGTCGATCACCGACGATTGGCCGCTGGCGCAGGCCTTTGTCATAATTTCGGCGGTCGCCCCCGGCAAATCATGA
- the lepB gene encoding signal peptidase I, with translation MSVTSGTKSESGLGETIRVVIHALLIALVIRTFLFQPFNIPSGSMKATLLVGDYLFVSKYSYGYSHYSIPLSPPLFSGRIFGSEPNRGDIVVFRLPKDDSTDYIKRVIGLPGDRIQMREGLLHINDKPVKRERLTDFIGEDPCGSDATARVKRWKETLPNGVSYETLDCVDNGFYDNTNVYTVPPGHFFMMGDNRDNSTDSRVLSAVGYVPFENIVGRAQMIFFSIAEGEHAWMFWRWPTAVRWNRLFSIVR, from the coding sequence ATGAGCGTGACATCCGGCACAAAATCTGAAAGCGGCTTGGGTGAAACCATCCGCGTCGTCATCCACGCTCTCCTGATCGCGCTCGTCATCCGCACCTTCCTGTTCCAGCCGTTCAACATCCCCTCGGGATCGATGAAGGCGACGCTGCTGGTGGGGGATTACCTGTTCGTCTCGAAATATTCGTATGGCTACAGCCACTATTCGATTCCGCTGTCGCCGCCCTTGTTCTCGGGCCGCATCTTTGGCTCGGAGCCGAACCGGGGCGACATTGTCGTATTCCGCCTGCCGAAGGACGATTCCACCGACTACATCAAGCGCGTGATCGGCCTGCCGGGCGACCGCATCCAGATGCGGGAAGGCCTGCTCCACATCAACGACAAGCCGGTCAAGCGCGAGCGCCTTACCGACTTCATCGGCGAGGACCCCTGCGGTTCCGACGCCACCGCGCGCGTCAAGCGCTGGAAGGAAACGCTGCCGAACGGCGTCAGCTATGAGACGCTCGATTGCGTCGACAACGGCTTCTACGACAACACCAACGTCTATACCGTGCCCCCCGGCCACTTCTTCATGATGGGCGACAACCGCGACAACTCGACCGATAGCCGGGTGCTGTCAGCGGTGGGCTATGTGCCGTTCGAGAACATCGTCGGCCGGGCGCAGATGATCTTCTTCTCGATTGCCGAAGGCGAACATGCCTGGATGTTCTGGCGCTGGCCGACTGCGGTGCGCTGGAATCGCCTATTCTCCATCGTGCGATGA
- the rnc gene encoding ribonuclease III has translation MNDETATIPDTATPGEAGPQADAAATAAPKKRKRGKAAAKAATAAIEGRIGYTFSDPALLTTAFTHVSALKPATRHRADSYQRLEFLGDHVLGLIISDMLYRAYPRADEGELSKRLADLVRKESCADVAKSLGLLEDIKLGVVGAGASARLRKSVLGDICEAVIGAIYLDGGYAAASQFVERNWLERMRKPRRPLRDPKTVLQEWAQSKGLPTPVYREIERTGPHHDPQFRVAVDLPGLVPAEGVGGSKRAAEKVAASVMIEREGVAGGSNDS, from the coding sequence ATGAACGACGAGACCGCGACCATTCCCGATACGGCGACCCCAGGCGAGGCGGGCCCGCAGGCCGATGCCGCCGCTACGGCTGCGCCGAAAAAGAGGAAGCGCGGCAAGGCGGCGGCCAAAGCGGCCACCGCCGCGATCGAGGGCCGCATCGGCTACACCTTTTCCGATCCCGCGCTGCTGACGACGGCCTTTACCCACGTCTCGGCATTGAAGCCCGCGACGCGCCACCGCGCGGACAGCTATCAGCGGCTGGAATTTCTCGGCGATCACGTGCTCGGGCTGATCATCTCCGACATGCTGTACCGCGCCTATCCGCGGGCCGATGAGGGCGAATTGTCGAAACGGCTGGCCGATCTCGTGCGCAAGGAAAGCTGCGCCGACGTTGCCAAATCGCTGGGATTGCTCGAGGACATCAAGCTCGGCGTGGTCGGGGCGGGGGCGAGCGCGCGGCTGCGCAAATCCGTGCTCGGCGATATCTGCGAGGCGGTGATCGGAGCGATTTATCTCGACGGCGGCTATGCCGCGGCGTCCCAGTTCGTCGAGCGCAACTGGCTGGAGCGGATGCGCAAGCCGCGCCGGCCGCTGCGCGATCCCAAGACGGTGCTGCAGGAATGGGCCCAGAGCAAGGGCTTGCCAACGCCGGTCTACCGCGAGATCGAGCGCACCGGCCCGCATCACGACCCGCAGTTCCGCGTCGCCGTCGACCTGCCGGGCCTTGTGCCCGCCGAGGGGGTCGGCGGCTCCAAGCGCGCGGCCGAGAAGGTTGCCGCCTCCGTCATGATCGAACGCGAAGGCGTTGCCGGCGGCAGCAATGACAGTTGA
- the era gene encoding GTPase Era, translating to MTVEASPEAAPAETRCGFVALIGAPNVGKSTLVNALVGSKVTIVSRKVQTTRALIRGIVIEDNAQVILVDTPGIFSPKRRLDRAMVSTAWSGAHDADLVCVLLDAKAGIDEEAEAILTKLATVAHPKILVLNKIDLIPREKLLALAQAANERMKFEHTFMISALSGDGVDDLRKTLAKSVPPGPFHYPEDQMSDAPLRHLAAEITREKIYRQLHQELPYQSTVETDSWTERKDKSVRIEQTIFVERESQRKIVLGKGGATIKSIGADSRKEIAEILGVPVHLFLFVKVRENWGDDPDRYREMGLEFPRE from the coding sequence ATGACAGTTGAAGCCTCACCTGAAGCCGCGCCCGCCGAGACCCGCTGCGGTTTCGTCGCGCTGATCGGCGCCCCCAATGTCGGCAAATCGACGCTGGTCAATGCGCTGGTCGGCTCCAAGGTCACCATCGTCTCGCGCAAGGTGCAGACCACGCGCGCGCTGATCCGCGGCATCGTGATCGAAGACAACGCGCAAGTGATCCTGGTCGATACGCCCGGCATCTTCTCGCCGAAGCGGCGGCTAGACCGTGCCATGGTGTCCACCGCCTGGAGCGGCGCCCATGATGCCGACCTCGTCTGCGTGCTGCTCGATGCCAAGGCCGGGATCGACGAGGAGGCCGAGGCGATCCTTACCAAGCTCGCGACGGTCGCGCATCCAAAGATCCTGGTGCTGAACAAGATCGACCTGATCCCGCGCGAAAAACTTCTGGCGCTGGCGCAGGCCGCCAACGAGCGCATGAAGTTCGAGCACACCTTCATGATCTCGGCGCTGTCGGGCGACGGCGTCGACGACCTGCGCAAGACGCTGGCGAAGAGCGTGCCGCCGGGCCCGTTCCACTATCCGGAGGACCAGATGTCGGATGCGCCGCTGCGGCATCTGGCGGCGGAAATCACCCGGGAGAAGATCTACCGCCAGCTTCACCAGGAACTGCCGTATCAATCGACCGTCGAGACCGACAGCTGGACCGAACGCAAGGATAAGTCGGTGCGGATCGAGCAGACGATCTTTGTCGAGCGCGAAAGCCAGCGCAAGATCGTGCTCGGCAAGGGCGGCGCCACCATCAAGTCGATCGGCGCCGACTCGCGCAAGGAGATCGCAGAAATTCTGGGCGTGCCCGTGCACCTGTTCCTGTTCGTCAAGGTGCGCGAGAACTGGGGCGACGACCCCGACCGCTACCGGGAAATGGGGCTGGAATTCCCCAGGGAATGA
- the recO gene encoding DNA repair protein RecO, giving the protein MEWTDEGIVLGVRRHGESSAIVELLTREHGRHLGLVRGGASSRMRPLLQPGNNVTAVWRARLDEHLGTYAIEGTRLRAATLLASSHAVYGVTHLASLARLLPERDPHDDIYEMLDRTLDDFEDAGGAAAHLIRFELAMLAELGFGLDLENCAATGETTDLIYVSPKSGGAVSRRAGEPYRERLLRLPPFLREGEGGANSWSDQDLQDGFRLTGLFLLRHVLEPRGQGHSDARGGFINAVTRQRARLAQP; this is encoded by the coding sequence ATGGAATGGACCGACGAAGGCATCGTGCTGGGCGTGCGGCGGCATGGCGAATCCTCCGCCATTGTCGAGCTCTTGACGCGCGAGCACGGCCGTCATCTCGGCCTGGTGCGCGGCGGGGCCTCGTCGCGGATGCGGCCATTGCTGCAGCCCGGCAACAACGTCACCGCCGTGTGGCGGGCGCGGCTTGATGAGCATCTCGGCACCTACGCCATCGAAGGCACGCGGCTGCGCGCGGCGACGCTGCTGGCATCCTCCCACGCCGTCTATGGCGTCACCCATCTGGCCTCGCTGGCGCGGCTATTACCGGAGCGCGACCCGCACGACGACATCTATGAAATGCTCGACCGCACGCTCGACGATTTTGAGGACGCCGGCGGCGCGGCGGCTCACCTCATCCGGTTCGAGCTCGCGATGCTAGCTGAGCTCGGCTTCGGGCTCGATCTGGAAAACTGTGCCGCCACCGGTGAGACCACGGATTTGATCTACGTCTCGCCAAAATCCGGCGGTGCAGTGTCGCGGCGGGCCGGCGAGCCCTACCGCGAGCGCCTGTTGCGTCTGCCGCCGTTCCTGCGCGAAGGCGAGGGCGGCGCGAACAGTTGGTCGGACCAGGACCTGCAGGACGGCTTTCGGCTGACCGGCCTCTTCCTGCTCCGCCATGTGCTGGAACCGCGCGGGCAGGGCCATTCGGATGCGCGGGGCGGGTTCATCAACGCGGTGACGCGGCAGCGGGCGCGGCTGGCGCAGCCCTGA
- a CDS encoding acyltransferase: MRGIAALAVALMHVSSSFVELPGRSVVDRTGLFTIQALSNGYGAVVAFFVISGFVLARSLDKNFDIARFVVARVFRLYPAAIVTVAIFVAVYYCSGFSLYPKASFEPLNVVANMLMLRVDIDLVMWSMKAEVAATPLIIFCVWLFRRHGTSAVVAMTLVLFGLAFVGQFSKSIGDDTNLALLFAFPVGILVHFRGGDLAARLTPAAVTLSAIASVAVFCGCSFFKPTGTWTLLVQCLSAATLVMLIAWRAGATTFAPLDVAVVRFYGKISYSFYLLHPLTLWGAGRLVVNSMAQFETVPVTLIVIAAFVLSVVAVTPLAWLSWKFVELPAMNRLQSARASRSELPLRVLPSDQRAN, encoded by the coding sequence ATGCGCGGCATCGCCGCACTGGCGGTCGCACTCATGCACGTGTCGTCCTCCTTCGTCGAATTGCCAGGGCGCAGCGTCGTGGACCGGACTGGCCTGTTCACCATCCAGGCGTTGAGCAATGGCTACGGGGCGGTCGTGGCCTTTTTCGTCATCAGCGGGTTTGTGCTGGCCCGATCACTGGACAAAAATTTTGACATCGCTCGTTTCGTGGTCGCCCGTGTCTTCCGGCTTTACCCGGCGGCGATCGTGACGGTCGCGATATTTGTCGCGGTTTATTATTGCTCCGGCTTCAGCCTGTATCCGAAGGCATCGTTTGAACCGCTCAACGTCGTCGCCAACATGCTGATGTTGCGCGTCGATATCGATCTGGTGATGTGGTCGATGAAGGCGGAGGTGGCCGCCACCCCGCTGATCATTTTCTGCGTCTGGCTGTTCCGGCGACACGGGACGTCGGCGGTTGTTGCCATGACCCTGGTGCTGTTCGGGCTTGCCTTTGTCGGTCAATTCTCCAAGTCGATTGGCGACGATACCAACCTTGCGCTGCTGTTTGCTTTTCCGGTCGGCATTCTCGTGCATTTCAGGGGCGGGGACCTTGCCGCAAGGCTCACACCGGCTGCGGTCACACTGAGCGCGATCGCCTCCGTCGCCGTGTTCTGCGGTTGCTCCTTCTTCAAGCCGACGGGAACGTGGACGCTGCTGGTGCAATGCCTGTCGGCCGCGACCTTGGTGATGTTGATCGCCTGGCGTGCCGGTGCCACGACGTTCGCGCCGCTCGACGTCGCCGTGGTCAGATTCTATGGCAAGATCTCCTACAGCTTCTATTTGCTGCATCCGCTGACGTTGTGGGGAGCGGGCCGGTTGGTGGTCAATTCGATGGCCCAATTCGAAACCGTGCCGGTAACACTCATCGTTATCGCCGCCTTTGTGCTGTCCGTCGTTGCCGTGACGCCGCTGGCCTGGCTGTCCTGGAAGTTCGTGGAACTGCCGGCCATGAATCGGCTGCAGTCGGCACGGGCATCCCGCAGCGAACTGCCGCTGCGGGTATTGCCCAGCGATCAACGCGCGAATTGA